In Entelurus aequoreus isolate RoL-2023_Sb linkage group LG13, RoL_Eaeq_v1.1, whole genome shotgun sequence, a genomic segment contains:
- the serpine3 gene encoding probable serpin E3 encodes MCGLSSILLLLILASPSRQVPQASLRHLHASFAVRLYRALAHGRPHANVVVSPAGVAASLGLLQLGAKGTTLAQLEDSLGYDLNDVEVREPLLQWRWQENNGSGAGAGLRQTCVLLVQSGVHLAGDFLHNSATWAHVTVMPDNFSLLKDHGRQTSFLRPDEAWPLQAGSSSGEPSGSGEGQQGAESVARWGPGLQMALVNTVVFKGVWQKQFSFSSTLNLPFVLADGTPIKVPMMHQATQVGFGEFRTGSEHRYAVLELPYLSPYLSLQVVLPRDKKTPLSSLETQLSVGHMTSWEAGLRRTKMDVFLPRFNLRNKFNLRWSLPVLGVTHLFSPAHANFSGMSQDAVYVSDAFHDVTIQVTEDGTKAAAATAMVLLKRSRAAVFKVDRPFLFLLRHMRTGSILFIGRVMNPSEL; translated from the exons ATGTGTGGTCTGTCCTCCATCTTGTTGCTGCTCATCCTGGCGTCTCCCAGCCGTCAAGTCCCGCAGGCGTCCTTGCGCCATCTTCACGCCAGCTTCGCCGTGCGTCTGTACCGCGCCCTCGCCCACGGACGCCCCCACGCCAACGTGGTCGTGTCCCCCGCCGGTGTGGCCGCCTCGCTGGGCCTGCTGCAGCTGGGCGCCAAGGGGACCACGCTGGCCCAGCTGGAGGACAGCCTGGGCTACGACCTCAACG ACGTTGAGGTTCGAGAGCCGCTGTTGCAGTGGCGATGGCAGGAGAACAACGGGAGCGGTGCGGGGGCGGGGCTACGGCAGACCTGCGTCCTATTGGTGCAGAGCGGTGTCCACCTGGCAGGTGACTTCCTGCACAACTCTGCTACCTGGGCTCACGTCACCGTCATGCCTGACAACTTCAGTCTGCTAAAGGACCACGGCAGGCAGA CAAGTTTCCTGCGCCCAGATGAGGCGTGGCCCCTCCAGGCAGGAAGCAGCAGCGGCGAGCCGTCGGGCTCAGGTGAGGGCCAGCAGGGGGCGGAGTCTGTGGCCAGGTGGGGTCCCGGCCTGCAGATGGCGCTGGTCAACACGGTGGTCTTCAAGGGGGTGTGGCAGAAGCAGTTCTCCTTCAGCAGCACCCTCAACTTACCCTTCGTCCTGGCAGACGGCACCCCCATCAAAGTACCCATGATGCATCAGGCCACCCAGGTGGGCTTTG GTGAGTTCAGGACGGGGTCAGAGCACAGGTATGCAGTGTTGGAGCTGCCTTACCTGAGTCCCTACCTGAGCCTCCAGGTGGTGCTGCCACGTGACAAGAAGACGCCGCTGTCCTCGCTGGAGACGCAGCTCAGCGTGGGTCACATGACCTCCTGGGAGGCGGGCCTGAGAAGGACCAAGATGGACGTCTTCCTGCCCAG gttcaACCTCCGCAACAAGTTCAACTTGAGGtggtcacttcctgtcctgggcgTCACCCACCTCTTTAGCCCCGCCCACGCCAACTTCTCTGGAATGTCACAGGACGCCGTCTACGTGTCGGACGCCTTCCATGACGTCACCATTCAGGTGACCGAGGACGGCACCAAGGCTGCTGCTGCCACAG ccaTGGTTCTTCTGAAACGCTCCAGAGCTGCAGTCTTCAAGGTGGATCGTCCCTTCCTGTTCCTACTGAGACACATGAGAACTG GATCCATCTTGTTTATTGGCAGAGTGATGAACCCATCAGAGCTATGA